Proteins from a genomic interval of Arvicola amphibius chromosome 10, mArvAmp1.2, whole genome shotgun sequence:
- the Hspb8 gene encoding heat shock protein beta-8: MADGQLPFPCSYPSRLRRDPFRDSPLSSRLLDDGFGMDPFPDDLTAPWPDWALPRLSSAWPGTLRSGMVPRGPTTTARFGVPAEGRSPPPFPGEPWKVCVNVHSFKPEELMVKTKDGYVEVSGKHEEKQQEGGIVSKNFTKKIQLPAEVDPVTVFASLSPEGLLIIEAPQVPPYSPFGESSFNHELPQDNPEVTCS; the protein is encoded by the exons ATGGCTGATGGGCAGTTGCCTTTCCCGTGCTCCTACCCAAGCCGCTTGCGCAGAGACCCCTTCCGAGACTCACCGCTCTCTTCCCGCCTGCTGGACGATGGCTTTGGCATGGACCCCTTCCCAGACGACTTGACGGCCCCTTGGCCTGACTGGGCTTTGCCTCGGCTCTCCTCTGCCTGGCCCGGAACCCTAAGATCCGGGATGGTGCCCCGGGGGCCGACAACCACAGCCAGGTTTGGAGTGCCTGCTGAAGGCAGGAGCCCCCCACCCTTCCCTGGGGAGCCCTGGAAAGTGTGTGTCAACGTGCACAGCTTCAAGCCCGAAGAACTGATGGTAAAGACCAAGGATGGATACGTAGAGGTGTCAG GCAAACATgaagagaagcagcaggaagGTGGTATTGTCTCCAAGAACTTCACCAAGAAAATTCA GCTTCCCGCAGAAGTGGATCCAGTGACCGTATTTGCCTCACTTTCCCCAGAGGGTCTGCTCATCATTGAAGCTCCCCAAGTCCCTCCTTACTCACCCTTTGGAGAGAGTAGCTTCAACCATGAGCTTCCCCAAGACAATCCGGAAGTCACCTGTTCCTAA